The DNA window GAAGGCGCACGTGGCGCCTCCGAAGAAGGAGAGCAAGCTCGGTGGTGCGCTGATCGGGCTCGGCGTGATCGGCGCCATCTGGGGTCTGCTGGCGCTCGCGGCGTGGTTGGCCCGCGAGCCGCCGCCGAGCTCCGGCGAGGACGGCGGGCCCGACGGCGCCGCCGGAGCCGCAGAGGACGCCGCGACGACGACGGACCTCGGCACCCAGGTCGTGGAGGAGCTCGCAGGTTCCGGCGACGCCAGCGGAGGCGATGCGGAAGCGACGACCGATGGCGGCGGCACCCACACGACGACGGCCGATGCGTCGGTCTCGGACGACAGCGGTTCGGATGCCGCCCTCTCGAGCGTCGCGCGCGGGACGGCCGTCGCGTACGACGTGTGCGCGGGAAGCCGGGCGCGCGTGCACGCAGGCGCGATCGGTCGAGGCTCCGCAGCGTCGCTCGTGGTCGCGTGCAACGGCATGGCGCACGTCGTCGATCTCGCCGGCGGCCAGCCACGGGTCGTCGCGACGCTCGACGAGCCGGACGCGGAGGCCGGCATGTTCGAGGTCGAGGCGCGGCCGGTCATCGCCGACGTGACGGGCGACTCGCTCGGCGACGTCGTGCTCGGCTGCTCTCGCCTCTCGGAGCGGGGCGGACCACGGCTCGGCGGCGCGTGGGTCGTGCCGGGTGTCCGCGGCGCCGCGCGCGTGGGCACGCGACCGATCGCGCTCGGCCCCGCGAACGTGACGAGCCTCGCCAGCGCGGAGCTCGACGGGCGCCCCGGTCACGAGATCCTCGTCGGCCACATGGGCAACTGGTACGCGAACGAGACCAACGAGGTCCGCGTCTTTCGCGGCGGCCCGCGCCCGACGCGCATCGCCGCGATCCGCACCGACGG is part of the Deltaproteobacteria bacterium genome and encodes:
- a CDS encoding VCBS repeat-containing protein translates to MAPPKKESKLGGALIGLGVIGAIWGLLALAAWLAREPPPSSGEDGGPDGAAGAAEDAATTTDLGTQVVEELAGSGDASGGDAEATTDGGGTHTTTADASVSDDSGSDAALSSVARGTAVAYDVCAGSRARVHAGAIGRGSAASLVVACNGMAHVVDLAGGQPRVVATLDEPDAEAGMFEVEARPVIADVTGDSLGDVVLGCSRLSERGGPRLGGAWVVPGVRGAARVGTRPIALGPANVTSLASAELDGRPGHEILVGHMGNWYANETNEVRVFRGGPRPTRIAAIRTDGTETVSVAAVDLTEDGRDDLVIAHEARGGLTVLTGDGRGGFGDARSFSDVLAYGAWRVDLDGDRKSEILLRGERESRLLAGGRDEIPPPRPVALALERVQLPVDVDGDRLTDVVVALGTDTYFGPEWWDISVQRSQPGGSFEVLELVRSAFHPIDLAMADLDGDGALDLAWLGVSHEPAHPERDRVVLQIALGISMRAAGAPPREGPTELVPMPRATHATTVQLR